AACTCTTCCCGCAATCCCGAGCGGTCCTGCAGTTCGATGGCCTCGACGGTCTCGTAGGTCTCCTCCACGAGATACTCCAACAGCGACTCATGGGTTTGCTCGGCATCCCACGGGCAGCCGCCCGGTGAACGCAGTCGATCCATGATTGCAACGAGCTCGAGCAACTGACTTTGCGTCGTCACAAGCCGTCCCCCGTCCGCGAGAATGTGGAAATTACTGGGCGGTTGCGCCCGCGGGCGTCGCCGTCGGCGCAGGAGTCGACAAGCCTGAGGTTGAGCTGCCGATCTGCAGATTGGTCGAATCCCAAGTTCCATAACGCGGATTCACCTGTGGATCCAAGGCATTGCTCTTGGCGGTGACAGTGGTGATCAATGCCGTCGTTGCTGCATCGCTGCTCTGTCCGGGTGCGATGGCAGCCGCGATTTTCTGAGCAAGCAATGCAAAGCGAATACGTTCATCGATCTGTTGCGTTGGCACCAGTTGCTTGAGGTAGGCATCCGTCAATTCGGCCTCGCTGCCCGCTGCCTTGAGCTCGCCCTCACGCTCTCGATCAATCTCGCCTTGGGTGAGCACGATGCTGTTGTCAACGGCAATCTGCTCGAGCAGGTCCATCACGATCAGCCAGTTCAACGTTTGCGTCACAAGTGGCGAATCGGAAGTATTTACCGGCTTGCCTTGGGCCACTAGCACAGCAGTGGTGATCGAATCCAATTGCTCGTTGGTGATGTGCGTTTCCCCGACGACTGCAGCGTCGGCACCATTCGACGTACTCGAACAGCCCGAGATGATGAGTCCGAGAGCCAGGATTGCCGCGGGGATCAGTGCTCGGCGACGAGAGATGGTCATCTGGAAATCTCCGTTGATTCGAGGGTCAAGGGCAACGTAGCGCGAATGAACTCCGCCACCCAATCAAGCAGGTCGGTACCTCGCACCGCTTGTCCACCCACATGGGCGGTCTTCGGCCTCGGCACCACGATCGTATTGACCGCACCCTTGATAAGAGTGTTCGGGTACAGGCGGGTCAGCCGCATCTGGGCGGACTCTGGGAGTTCCACTGGTTGGAACCGGACACCATTGCCCTGGGCCACGATTTCGGTCAAGCCGGCTCTGCGGGCAAGCACCCGGAGCCTGGCGACCGCCAACAGAGTCTCAACTGGCGCTGGCACCGGGCCATAGCGGTCAGTGAGCTCGGCAAACACCTCGTCAACAGCCTCATTGCTCATGGCGTCAGCAAGCCGCTTGTAAGCCTCCAGCCGAAGGCGCTCGTGCCCGATGTAGTCATGAGGGATGTGGGCCTCAAGCGGAAGCTCGACGCGCATCTCGGCATGCTCCACAGCAGACTCCCCCTTGTACTCAGCCAGTGCTTCACCGACCAGACGTACATAGAGATCGAAGCCGACATCTGCGATGTGCCCGCTCTGCTCACCTCCGAGCAGGTTTCCGGCCCCGCGAATCTCAAGATCCTTCAAAGCGATCTGCATGCCCGAGCCGAGATCAGTGTGTTGGGCAATGGTCGCCAGTCGCTCGTGTGCGGTTTCGGTCATCGGCTTTTCCGGGTTGTACAGGAAATACGCGTACGCACGTTCGCGACCGCGACCAACGCGACCACGAAGTTGATGGAGCTGCGAAAGTCCGAACATGTCGGCGCGGTCCACAATCAAGGTATTGGCATTGGCGATGTCAATACCAGATTCGACGATCGTCGTGCAGACAAGCACATCGACCGATCGCTCCCAGAAATCAACAATCACGCTTTCCAAGGCCTGCTCGCCCATCTGACCGTGCGCGATGGCAATACGCGCTTCCGGAATGAGATCGCGAAGCCGGCTGGCTACCCGTTCGATTGAATCCACCCGGTTGTGCACGAAGAACACCTGACCATCGCGAAGCAGCTCACGGCGAATTGCTGCCGAGATCTGCTTTTCGTCATAGGGCCCGACAAAGGTGAGAACCGGGTGACGCTCTTCGGGCGGGGTCTGGATGACGGACATCTCGCGAATTCCGGTCACCGCCATCTCGAGAGTTCGCGGAATTGGGGTGGCCGACATGGCGAGCACATCGACATTGGAACGCAGAGCCTTGAGATGCTCTTTGTGCTCGACGCCAAATCGTTGTTCTTCGTCGAGAATCACTAGGCCAAGATCCTTGAAGCGCACATCAGGAGTAAGCAGGCGATGCGTGCCGATCACGACATCAACAGTTCCATCGGCGACTCCGGCGAGCACCGCTTTGGCTTCCTTGTCAGTGTTGAAGCGCGAAAGTGCGCCAACCTTGATCGGAAAGGAGCCGTAGCGCTCGCCGAAGGTGGACACATGCTGTTGAACGAGCAAGGTGGTGGGAACAAGCACGGCGACTTGCTTGCCGTCTTGCACGGCCTTGAATGCTGCGCGAACGGCAATCTCGGTCTTGCCGTAGCCAACGTCGCCACAGATCAAACGATCCATGGGCACCGCTCGTTCCATGTCCTGCTTGACCTCGTCGATGCACATCAACTGATCGGGAGTCTCGACATAGGCGAAGGCATCTTCCAACTCGCGCTGCCAAGGTGTATCTGGGCCATACGCGTAGCCAACAGAGGCTTGGCGTGAGGCGTAGAGGCGAATCAATTCGCCAGCGATCTCTTTGACTGCCTTGCGCGCTCGGCCTTTGGTCTTCTGCCAATCAGCGCCGCCGAGTCGATGGACACTTGGCATCTCGCCGCCAACATATTTCGTCACGCCATCGAGTTGATCTGTTGGAACGAACAATCGATCAGCAGGTTGACCGCGCTTGCTTGCCGCGTATTCCAGCACGAGGTACTCGCGCGTGGCTCCGCCAACTTCGCGCTGCATCATTTCGACATAGCGGCCAACACCATGCTGTTCATGCACCACAAAATCGCCAGC
Above is a genomic segment from Actinomycetota bacterium containing:
- the mfd gene encoding transcription-repair coupling factor; this encodes MSLSGLLQTLARADSFRAVREQAFAGGRIASPRAVQPILAALLAAPRPVGAQRRLLVVTATGQEAEDLAATVRGLVPGLEIAVLPSWETLPHERMSPSSDTIGRRVAILRRLAHPDDSDPLLRSIDVVVASVRAVVQPIAGGLGDVEPVRLRVGDEYDLFALVQRLVELGYERMDLVERRGQIAVRGGILDVFPPNSEHPLRVEFWGDAVEEIRSFTVTDQRSLDNAPDGLFAPPVRELLLTDAVRARAAKLAQDNSSIHDICAQLAEGVTMDGMEALIPVLTEKVEPLISFLPDSTSVVLIDPERVRTRAHDLVRTADEFLAASWHNATVGNKAPIDLSGSNFFSLDEVRDQALRRELPWCELTPLFMDESLDLDAGLSVAASGIEIYRGEVTRAIEDMRKWTTSGQAVVLVSEGHGSAERLAESLATEGVACVFAESLLDSPSPLIVTVTVGSLEHGFVAPESSLIVITERDLVGQRASTKDMRKLPSRRRRAIDPLTLVAGDFVVHEQHGVGRYVEMMQREVGGATREYLVLEYAASKRGQPADRLFVPTDQLDGVTKYVGGEMPSVHRLGGADWQKTKGRARKAVKEIAGELIRLYASRQASVGYAYGPDTPWQRELEDAFAYVETPDQLMCIDEVKQDMERAVPMDRLICGDVGYGKTEIAVRAAFKAVQDGKQVAVLVPTTLLVQQHVSTFGERYGSFPIKVGALSRFNTDKEAKAVLAGVADGTVDVVIGTHRLLTPDVRFKDLGLVILDEEQRFGVEHKEHLKALRSNVDVLAMSATPIPRTLEMAVTGIREMSVIQTPPEERHPVLTFVGPYDEKQISAAIRRELLRDGQVFFVHNRVDSIERVASRLRDLIPEARIAIAHGQMGEQALESVIVDFWERSVDVLVCTTIVESGIDIANANTLIVDRADMFGLSQLHQLRGRVGRGRERAYAYFLYNPEKPMTETAHERLATIAQHTDLGSGMQIALKDLEIRGAGNLLGGEQSGHIADVGFDLYVRLVGEALAEYKGESAVEHAEMRVELPLEAHIPHDYIGHERLRLEAYKRLADAMSNEAVDEVFAELTDRYGPVPAPVETLLAVARLRVLARRAGLTEIVAQGNGVRFQPVELPESAQMRLTRLYPNTLIKGAVNTIVVPRPKTAHVGGQAVRGTDLLDWVAEFIRATLPLTLESTEISR